TTAGTGTGGAGGGGGATAACCCTGTGGAGAATCTCTCCTGCAGAGAGGATCCCACTGGATCCCACTGATGATTCTCACACCAAGAAGTGAATAATCTCCACTTCAGAGCGTAAagtttcctcgtggagggagctctggattggagtatggtctcaacaacctcagttgaTAGACCGGAATCTATGAGACGTGCACCCTCAGAGGCCATGCCCACAACTTCCATAACTCCTAGCGGGGATGCAGTATTAGACCGCCCGCCTGAGATAGAAGGTCCTCCCTGACCGGAATCTCCATCAGAGACCCGTCCAGGAGAGAAACCAGGTCCGAGAACCAAACTCGGGCCGGCCAGTACGGGGGTACCAATAATTGATGGATCCCGTCCCGGCGAACTCTCTCCAGAACTGTGTACAGTGGTAGCCTCGGCCACGGctgtaccatagcatccagcCCAAGAGGTGCTGGGTTTGTCATGGAGAACCACAGGGGACAGTGAGTCGTCCCTCCAGATGCAAGCAgatgtctgctcccacattcagGTACCCTGGGATGTAAACTGCTCTGAGGGATAGCAGTTTCCCTTGGGACCACAGGAGAATCTGATTGGCCAGCTTGTAAGCGGGCGTGATCTCAGACCCCCCTGGTGATTTATATACGAGACTACTGATGTGTTGTCTGTTCTGACTAACACATGTTTGTCTctgaggtctgggaggaagtatctCAAAGCtagaaataccgccatcatttcTAGACAATTTATGTGCCATGTGAGATGATGGTCCTGCCACAGCCCCCATgtcgagcgaccactcatgatcgccccccagcccgtgagggatgcATCTGTCGTTAGCGTGACGCGACAACTGAGAGCCCCCAGCACAGGTCCCTGGGATAGAAACCAAGGTTGCTTCCATATGTCTAGAGCACGTaagcatcgccgcgtgactctGATCATACTAAATGGATTCCCCCTCGGTGAGAACCCCTTGGTTTTGagtagggctggacaataattcaaaatcaatatatatcgcgatataatttttttcaataacggtgatatgatttttaaccacatttccggtatttcgataCAGCATTTCTCACTGACTTGAGGCGCAGCCGTTAAAGAGCAGAACGCTATTTGCGTGATGACGTACACCACAGAGACACGCAGCCACCAGCCAGTGCTCAGCAGTTGTACGCCGAAATCAAACGCGAATGCGGCAAGTTTtacaaaatgagtacacccgATGCAAATGCGACGGAACAAGCTTCCACAACTTGatgaaaatatgtgtgcataactagaccgtgctggttaatgtttggtgcaggagaatgtgtgaaataaaaactttaaacacggatactttattctgtatgagctatgtgccacgtggctagtgttattaaactcatcgcggagctctGCGCTGAAACCGAGCATATGCGCGCTCCGTGTGTATATCATAACAATCgtgtttttcatgtgttcgtattcaaactccagttctgaccgcatcgcaagcaaaatacaaacacgtgctgctgtgctgaaggaaacagcctacggcttgcgtgtttgaacgcagctagagcaggcagaggtgaatgagccgcacttttgtgacatttgaattctccgctgtaatgcgatctcgcgcgaacatattttccatttgtgcggGTAGataacagcaaaacaatccacatgcacacaaacctctgctctggatgcgtcgcaggaaaacacattgtgttgtagcactgaggaaacgagcACCAgcgatatgtctctgaatgacaagagaccgaggcgagagaagtgatactttctcatgcataataccgcaattataatcttatgcatattacagcgcagtgattggattgaatgagctttatgtcatgaatatatatgtcgAGATTCGCTCAaaacggtctacgtcagcatgttcgaccatgcccatacttgggccgaaGGTACACGAttatgtcagattttgtgacgttgctccgactcagcttttcaaacaggaagacagaaatcgctctgaaaaatgcaaaaataactatttttcacttatgaataacattgagtacctttagtgttttaaatgatgtgcagcctatacatctgtttacatctcaaaaaaagtgttttggggtttcatgaccctttaagaataataaaatcagcctacgtTATAGTTAATGTTAAAGAAGTTAATATTACTAAAGTAAGTGAgtcttatattatttttatgtttgtatgaaggctaaatacaaataaaagttgaacataaatttatttgtactgtttttatttctaaaatattagagttttataggaagagatttcatagatttggcaaattcatttttcagacgtttgtaggtacagacatccgttgtggccgttcttggcagtttttctgaggctattatatagttcatatcaatatcggaattatatcgtatcgaccgaaatttagaattatatcgtgatataatttttggccatatcgtccagccctagtttTGAGCCACCACTGCAGCGGTCTCATGTACAGCAGGCCGCAAGGTATAACGTTGGACgctgctgccatcagacccaacagtctctggaactgttttacagtgagtgactggccttgCCTTATGTCCGAGACAATATTGAGGATTGATGTTATTCGAGCCGGAGATAAACGGGCTTTCATAATCACCGAATCCCATACCACGCCTAGATAAGTGGTTCTCTGTGCaggagaaagcacacttttctttGCGTTTAGTCTCAACCCCAACTTTTCCATATGAGCGAGAACAACACCTCTATGTTGAACCGCTATCTCCTCTGATTGCGCGAGAATCAATCAATCGTCTATGTAATTGAGAATGCGGATGCCCTGCATGCGCAAGGGCGCCAGCGCCGCATCTACACATTTGGTAAAAGTTCGGGGTGACAATGCTAGGCCGAAGGGGAGAACCCGATATTGGtatgcttcgcccccgaaagcaaacctcagGAATTCTCTGTGATGTGGAAGGATTGACACATGGAAATACGCGTCTTGTAGATCTACcgtcacaaaccagtcctcggatctgatttgtgacacaacatgctttattgtcagcattttgaacttgagCCTTGCTACTGTTCGATTTAATTGACGCAGATCTAAAATCGGACGTAATCCTCCGTCTTTCTTTGGCACAATGAAGTAAcagctgtaaaagcctgactccCTGCTTGGAGGAGGGACCCTCTCTATAGCCTCCTTTCCCAAGAGTGTCTGCACTTCTTGTGCCAATACCAGAGCCTGCTCGGGATCTACCACCATGGATAGAATCCCGTTGAATCGGGGTGGGCGTGTTTTGAACTGGATCGCATACCCCTTTTCTATAGTTCGCAGGACCCACTGAGATACTTTTGACAAATTTTCCACTCTGAcaaaaaatctactaagggtaccagtctctcgagactggcctctggtgtaaCATGAGCAGCCAGCACAGTGCCCTGAAGCTGCGGACCGGCAGGGAACAACTGGCGTGACTGCTGAAGCGCGCCACCCTCGGGTGACACGCAGGGAACTACTGCGCCCTGGCATTGCGGCGGGGATGACAGAGCGCCCTCCTGAGGGCACCGAAGATTCACAGGCACCGTATAATGAGGTGAGCACTGTCTGTCTCCGGAGGGGACCACCCTCAGAATCCTGACCGCCACTCTGGCGTCAGGATTTCTTAGACGAAGCCCTCTTAGCAGCAATGACGGCCCTCAGATCCGTGAGATTAAGCCACAAGTGCCGCTCCGTAGCGGCAGTCAGATACAACTCATGGATGAGATCCGCCCCCACTTCATAACTTTCCCCCAAATCCTTTAGCAGGTCATCCTGGTATGCTTGCATGATAGACATCGTGTGCAAGCATGCCACTGCTTGACCTGCAGCCGAGTATGCTTTGCCCACTAGCGCTGAAGTTGTCTTGAGCGGCTTAGTGGGCAACGTCGGGGCTTTCAGGGACGACGCCGCGTGCGGAGAGAGATggctcgcaagcgtctcttccACTCTTGGCATCGCCCCATACCCGTGTTTCCTCATCCCCGCCACATTGCTGTAGATGGAGGTCTGAGGCGTGTAGACACGGGTGGAAACCGGTTtcttccacgacctcgacacctcagtgtggaggTTGGGAAAAAACAGTAATGCCCGATGTGGAGGTTGAGCAGACCTGGATGGCAAGAAGCGTTCTTCTAGCTTGCTTCTCACCGTCTGCTCTTGCTTTTCGGCTGGCCAATTGATGTTCAACTTGGCCACAGCACGAGAAAGCACTTCCATAAGCTCCTCGCTTGCGGGAGACTGAAGTGGCAAATCTTCAGATTCTCCCGTGGCCACACTAACAACATCCAATTCCTCAGAACTAGACGCCATTAACGTGACCGTATCCCCCGGAGCGGAAGAAACCGCAAAGCGTGCTTCCGGCCTCCGGATGGATACACTTCCAGATGTACCAGGTGAGGGCAGAGATAAGGCATGGCCCATCTCTAACCCCTCCGATACatccatctgtgaaccccaGGACATAAGGCGCCGCCCTGCCTCGGCAGAAGCAGGACCCGAGCCCTGGGGAACGCGAACCGAGCCACTCTCCTCAAAGAGAGCTCGGCCGGAGCGCAGCGTTCTCAGCGGGAGCTGATCACAATGCACACAAGCagccccctcgagagctgcACTCCCATACAAACAACGCACATTTCATGCGAGTCCCCGTCCGGGATAAAACGCGGACTAGGGTGCACACGCTTCCTGTACTGCTGTTCGCTCGCCATGATAAATACTCGTAGAGTAGACAGACAACGATAAATAAGACAGACCACACGATGagtgcttgctgaagacacagaagctgaatGACAGTGTTTTCGGACTGGCTTTATggttcctggtcagtgacgtcacccgcctatgacgttcCGTCTCCTGATTGGACAGATTGCATACGTGCTTCAGACGACATCACAcagaggcgttcccatagcgTTTTTACAcagcgcgagttcccttgaaagggaactgctgaaaacactctttatttcatgtcaatagttcctgttttcaacTCATTTATTAGgatgatgtcttcagatctgctgtaaattgacacttaaagttCATTTCATTGCTGTGAACAGACTGGGGGGATTTCATGGTTACAGATATGTTTATTTCTGTCTTCATggcataaatgtttttcttacagttctttactacttttctagacATCTGTCGttattttaatgaagaaacagAATAAAGTTAGAATGAGAAACAAAATGTTCTGAATTAGCACCAGTTGCTGTACGATAGATGGACATAAATGATTATTGCAATTAGTTTAATGCAGCAGTCTGcaacttttttgtgttaaaaatgtacaaaaattatataatgaaattatacaacatgaatccattttccaaactctgtttttgtcttattctgaatcattatggtacacttataattagtgtttatattctgactatttcagaccagattggtaggactcgccgcagagtatcatagtcactgcgtgactcgccatagacatacacggagaaaagtagctccagCTACAATGTTCCTCCCCAAGatgcgtgcagttctgtttattaaacgctagagggccaaaagttgcggacagcagctttaagggCGAAATACAAAAGAGGTtaatataacaacaacaaaaaaagaaagacacttgcatttaatgggttttttatttaaaatcacttttgtacatttaatttgATGCAGATACTAAAATTTGATCTCTAaccctataaaaacaaacacagtaacTGATATTTTTGATTTGGGCAGATCAGCTCCTCCAATCAATCTGTAGTTCAGTCAGTGAAGCTCCGCCCACTGCAATTCACTTAACgaagctcctcccactgcagtcacatcacCAGTGATTTGCAGTTAATTTGCAGATTTGCAGTTAAACTATGAAATGATACATAATGTTCTTTTCTAGCTCAGTAAAGGGAAGTTTGAGAAACATTCATACTGATTTTCAACATCagatcaaactaaatatttacgtattttacatttgtttcataTCTGCTACACTATTTCCAGGCGTGTTACCCCGAATAGAGGCATTTTCAATACAGTTTTCAACCCTgttatttttatgaataaacTATAACACCATAATGTATGAAGTAAATGATctttccagaatggctgacagggtTGTGAGTGTAACTTGAGCAATATCTcttcttacagtaactttggtaacagggttgatgaatgcagtcattcatttgtgtaaaaactgagaCAATGTCACAGTTTTAAAGGTGAATTTATATtgacatagttgaataacaagagttcagtacatggaaaagacatacactgagtttcaaactccattgtttcctcctccttatataaatctcatttgtttaaaagacctcagaagaagaAATCCTCTGGTTTTGAAAGGAGGAAAATCCTGTcagaagtaacagggttgagtgaatcatgtaggacactgataataacacatttaaagatgcagtcagtctagactttgagcatgtgaactttcTACAGACACGGCAACGGTCAAGATATGaagtgatatatttttaaaaacataaataacaaataaaaatcactccaaaattttaaaatatacaatctactccactttactgcaaaattcacttgatcttgtgtttctggtgtcccatattcacatgtgtatgaatggaagtcagtggaagGAGAAGTCTGCTCTGACTGGCCCTTAATAATTACAcaggaaaataaattaaatatcaacCTAAAAGTTGATGTCAAAATATGGCTGTTAATATTACATTAGATCATTTTGTCATTGATCAAATATattactgaaaatatttcagagcaatgttttctttattttcttaatattatttataaattattaagaaTTATTTAAGGGAAGGTGGCAGAGCAGCTATTTGGGAAATTCTGTAGCCAGAAGACGTCCATTCAGTGCTGATTGTCTTAATTCAGTAAATCttgatgtaaaaacatttgaaattggagtcagattaaacgagcagctaaagtaaaattgagactaaattctaaaattaagtgaacttcacaggagCGCTGAAGAGACGTACACACATTATACCTTCACCAGACCACTGGATTCTGTCGCTGGAACGACAGCTGGTCCTTTACGATCggaagattaatgttaaagtttCAGGGACATATGCAACTAATTTATTCAAATGCTTCAAAATGATCGTAAGGTTTTGTAGCAGTTGTCTATCACGACAAGTCTAAATTTTATCACCTTTAacttcatatttctctctttattttgatttactcaaaattaaatgactttttttctttctgatggaagtgaaggaggagagtgaagaactgagtgaagtggaggaggaacatcatgacaaacctgaAGAAAAACATTTGAGTCGGTCaaagactaaaaatacatttctaaagaaaataagagcctataaatctacaacctgcactcagtgtggaaagagcttctcaaccaaacaaagtcttgaagttcacatgagaattcacaccggagtgaagccgttcacatgtgatcagtgtgaaaagagcttctcaaccaaacaaagtcttgaagttcacatgagaattcacaccggagtgaagccgttcacatgtgatcagtgtggaaagagtttctcaaccaaACAATATCTTGAGGTTCACAAgagagttcatacaggagagaagccattcacatgtgatcagtgtggaaagagtttctcaatcAAACAAAGTCTTGAACATCACCTGAgaattcacaccggagagaagccgttcacatgtgatcagtgtgtaaagagtttctcaaccaaACAATATCTTGAGGTTCACAAgagagttcatacaggagagaagccattcacatgtgatcagtgtgaaaagagtttcTCAATCAAACAAAGTCTTGAAcatcacatgaggatccacaccggagagaagccgttcacatgtgatcagtgtaaAAAGAGTTTCTCAATCAAACAAAGTCTTGAAcatcacatgagaattcacaccggagagaagccgttcacatgtgatcagtgtggaaagagattcAGTCGATCATCAAGCCTTAAAGAACACAtgatgatccacactggagagaagccgttcacatgtgatcagtgtggaaaaagtttatcaaccaaacaaagtcttgagcttcacatgagaattcacactggagagaagccgttcacatgtgatcaatgtgacaaaacatttctaGGGTCATCAGCCCTGAAGAGACACCTGAGAGTTCATACAAAgaagaagccacattcatgttctgtgagtggaaagagtttttcacagctgtGTAGTTTACGAAAacatcagaaaacacacactagtgtgagagagtacatgtgctttgagtgtcaGAAGACTTTTACTACATGGAGCGATTTAAAAaagcaccagagaattcacactggagaaaaaccttacaagtgttcacagtgtgacaacagattcagtgtgtcatcaaatctgaaaacacatgagaggatccacactggagaaaaaccttacaagtgttcatactgtgacaagagattcagacGGTCAggacatctgaaaacacatgagaggatccacagcagagagaagccgcacacgtgtgatcagtgtggaaagagtttctcttttaaaagtcacctgaagatacacatgaagatccatgcagtggagaaaccacatcaccacagtctgaaatgaagtagttcatttttatgtgctgaacaaaaaaaatctcttcTGTGTAAGTTAGCCACAGCCAAATCTCTCCTCTCCAGCTATAGTTGGTGCAAGGGGAAACAagttttatttatctatttatttttgttttgcagttACAAAATCTCTTTTTGTACCTGTATCAGCAAATTATTCAcaattttaagcaaacaagtttAACCCTTTAACGACCCAGTGGTCCGCTGGCGGGACGATAGAGTGTTATAATGTTAAacaagtttttttaaatgaggagAATGCCATCtaactaataatttattatgctcggtgtgtgtcagtgaaatgaattgcaatattaattcaataataaaataataaaattcaataataaaattaGCCCTGTATGCCCATCTGCTATACGCCACTGTGAAGGGATAAACCGTGTTCAGGCACGGCATCAAAGCCATTACCTGTTTAATCCAAATCCACATGCGTGGACTGTTCAATATTCAGTACTGCAATGTCCAAGTCTCTCCAGTCACATGAtgtttctcatgtgttttcagtcgGTGCAACAAAGAAACATTTACTAGACTGTGGACTAGCTTTACTCTCTGAACAGTGGCAGCCTGAATTTTTGTGATCACTGAAGTcccgggtatacttcggccGTCCGCATTTGTGAATTGAACTCGTGGCCAGCCGCACACCCCATCCACAGGCagcccaaatttcgagaccgGGCAGATGGTGCACATGCAACAGCGCATGTTGGAAGAgcccactaggtggcaatacgtACAGTACCGAGCACAATGTGCAGTCGTCAAAGAAGAGTGAAAACAAGACGAGTAAACTCAGAGGCATGCTTTCCCCATCGTTTTTTAATTCCTGTTCTCTTGgttcatcttctgaactatgttgcaatggtggatgcactatttttcttctccgatcctGCCCAGTGAATGTCCCATTGATGACATACTTTGAAAGATGCACGGACACGACTGCATGCAAGACGTGTCCAGGTGCGGAAAGTGAGGCATACCTGGGGCTTGATGGCGCGCTGTCTTTCCGCGCTCTCGGGCAAAGAAttatctttgaaaggcttgcaCACTCAACTGTGCTCGAGATGGAGCAGAACGTGGGAAATTACAtatacccgggccttaaccACTCCTGATTGTAGTGAACTGGAGCTGACGGCTCACTTTGGGAAAAATACCCCCCAAATGTCCCCCATGTTATTATGTCTAGTTTAACTGTTGCTGGTTGATGTGAGaggcattctgggatacctggctgttaaataatttcttatttcttgggcttcactttttgacttt
Above is a genomic segment from Megalobrama amblycephala isolate DHTTF-2021 linkage group LG14, ASM1881202v1, whole genome shotgun sequence containing:
- the LOC125245322 gene encoding gastrula zinc finger protein XlCGF57.1-like, coding for MKILRNKQEESEELSEVEEEHHDKPEEKHLSRSKTKNTFLKKIRAYKSTTCTQCGKSFSTKQSLEVHMRIHTGVKPFTCDQCEKSFSTKQSLEVHMRIHTGVKPFTCDQCGKSFSTKQYLEVHKRVHTGEKPFTCDQCGKSFSIKQSLEHHLRIHTGEKPFTCDQCVKSFSTKQYLEVHKRVHTGEKPFTCDQCEKSFSIKQSLEHHMRIHTGEKPFTCDQCKKSFSIKQSLEHHMRIHTGEKPFTCDQCGKRFSRSSSLKEHMMIHTGEKPFTCDQCGKSLSTKQSLELHMRIHTGEKPFTCDQCDKTFLGSSALKRHLRVHTKKKPHSCSVSGKSFSQLCSLRKHQKTHTSVREYMCFECQKTFTTWSDLKKHQRIHTGEKPYKCSQCDNRFSVSSNLKTHERIHTGEKPYKCSYCDKRFRRSGHLKTHERIHSREKPHTCDQCGKSFSFKSHLKIHMKIHAVEKPHHHSLK